From Streptomyces sp. NBC_00683, one genomic window encodes:
- a CDS encoding ketoacyl-ACP synthase III family protein produces MRLEDVYIRGTSTRLPSRIPVADAVASGACPPRVAAATGMESVAYSPHESAAEMAAAAARTALERAGTHGGDVDLLLHADTYHQGQDLWPVASYIQREALGNTCQAIEIRQMSNGGLAALDLATAYLTAGHGHSDALLTTADRFCAPGIDRWNTDPGTPYADGATSLVLSRRGGFARLVSLALYADPELEPLHRGDDPFTTAPFGHRMPVDFEAAKRSFVGRAGISYAITRAHNGQQTVIKQALADAGSELSEADWVVLPHFGKRRLTSIYYKPFGIDPARTTWDFSRTVGHLGAGDQFAGLDHLTVSGRAAPGDRIVLVSVGAGYSWGCAVLDILERPGWAAA; encoded by the coding sequence GTGCGTCTGGAAGACGTCTACATACGGGGGACCTCCACACGGCTTCCCTCCCGCATCCCGGTGGCCGACGCCGTCGCCTCCGGGGCGTGCCCGCCCCGGGTGGCAGCGGCCACCGGCATGGAATCGGTGGCGTACTCGCCCCACGAGTCGGCAGCCGAGATGGCCGCCGCCGCCGCCCGGACCGCCCTGGAGCGGGCCGGCACCCACGGCGGCGATGTCGATCTGCTGCTGCACGCGGACACCTACCACCAGGGCCAGGACCTGTGGCCCGTCGCCTCCTACATCCAGCGCGAGGCACTCGGCAACACCTGCCAGGCCATCGAGATCCGGCAGATGTCCAACGGCGGGCTCGCCGCACTCGATCTGGCCACCGCCTACCTCACCGCGGGCCACGGGCACAGCGACGCGCTGCTCACCACCGCCGACCGGTTCTGCGCCCCCGGCATCGACCGCTGGAACACCGACCCCGGCACCCCGTACGCCGACGGCGCCACCTCGCTCGTGCTCTCCCGGCGCGGCGGCTTCGCCCGGCTGGTCTCGCTCGCGCTGTACGCGGACCCCGAGCTGGAGCCGCTGCACCGCGGCGACGACCCGTTCACCACAGCACCGTTCGGCCACCGCATGCCCGTGGACTTCGAGGCCGCGAAACGGTCCTTCGTCGGCCGCGCCGGGATCTCGTACGCCATCACCCGGGCGCACAACGGCCAGCAGACGGTCATCAAGCAGGCGCTGGCCGACGCCGGCAGCGAACTCTCCGAAGCCGACTGGGTGGTGCTGCCGCACTTCGGGAAACGGCGCCTGACCTCCATCTACTACAAGCCGTTCGGCATCGACCCCGCCCGCACCACCTGGGACTTCAGCCGCACGGTCGGACACCTCGGCGCCGGTGACCAGTTCGCCGGCCTGGACCATCTGACGGTCTCCGGCCGGGCGGCGCCCGGCGACCGGATCGTCCTGGTCAGCGTCGGCGCCGGATACAGCTGGGGCTGCGCCGTCCTGGACATCCTCGAACGCCCCGGCTGGGCCGCAGCGTAA
- the cimA gene encoding citramalate synthase: protein MAEQSFQLYDTTLRDGTQQEGMVLTVEDKLAVARRLDDLGVGFIEGGWPGAVPKDTEFFRRARTELDLKNAVLAAFGATRRPGVPASLDPQVRALLEAETPVVTLVAKSHTGHVRNALRTTLAENLAMISGTVRHLVHAGRRVFVDAEHYFDGYQLNREYALAVVRAAAEAGAETVVLCDTNGGSLPDEVRSVVAETLALTGVQLGIHCHNDTGCAVANTMAAVDAGAVQAQGTAHGYGERCGNADLFTVIANLVLKRGREVVPLEKLRELAATGRAITELTQVAGNVAAPYIGGSAFTHKAGLHASALRVDPDLYQHTTPELVGNTMRTLVSDMGGRSSIELKARELGYDVEAGSDEVARAATRVKDLENSGYSFESADASFELLLREELAGGPGPRPFEVESWSVGVFGVLSGEVRTEATVRLLVQGRSVTATGHGNGPVNALDTALHTALDPCFPALARLELVDYRVRVLSGETGSGAAARVLISYRDGERRWGTVGVDGNTTAASWQALLDAVHYVLLDGPPGLVHDTAPLAAAATG, encoded by the coding sequence ATGGCCGAGCAGAGCTTCCAGCTCTACGACACGACCCTGCGCGACGGCACTCAGCAGGAAGGCATGGTGCTGACGGTCGAGGACAAGCTCGCCGTCGCACGCCGGCTCGACGACCTCGGGGTGGGCTTCATCGAGGGAGGCTGGCCGGGGGCCGTGCCGAAGGACACCGAGTTCTTCCGTCGCGCCCGCACCGAACTCGACCTGAAGAACGCCGTGCTCGCCGCCTTCGGCGCCACCCGCAGGCCCGGCGTACCCGCCTCCCTCGACCCGCAGGTACGCGCCCTGCTGGAGGCCGAGACCCCGGTGGTGACCCTGGTGGCCAAGAGCCACACCGGGCATGTGCGCAACGCGCTGCGCACCACGCTCGCCGAGAACCTCGCCATGATCAGCGGGACGGTACGCCACCTGGTGCACGCCGGCCGGCGGGTGTTCGTCGACGCCGAGCACTACTTCGACGGCTACCAGCTCAACCGCGAGTACGCGCTCGCCGTGGTCCGCGCCGCGGCCGAGGCGGGCGCCGAGACGGTCGTCCTCTGCGACACCAACGGCGGCTCACTGCCCGACGAGGTGCGGTCCGTCGTCGCCGAGACACTCGCCCTGACCGGAGTGCAGCTCGGCATCCACTGCCACAACGACACCGGCTGCGCCGTCGCCAACACCATGGCAGCGGTGGACGCGGGAGCCGTCCAGGCACAGGGCACCGCGCACGGCTACGGCGAACGGTGCGGCAACGCCGACCTGTTCACCGTCATCGCGAACCTCGTGCTCAAGCGGGGCCGGGAGGTCGTGCCGCTGGAGAAGCTGCGGGAGCTTGCCGCCACCGGCCGGGCCATCACCGAGCTGACCCAGGTGGCCGGCAACGTCGCCGCCCCGTACATCGGCGGCTCGGCCTTCACCCACAAGGCCGGACTGCACGCCTCCGCGCTGCGGGTCGACCCCGACCTCTACCAGCACACCACCCCTGAGCTGGTCGGCAACACGATGCGCACCCTCGTCTCCGACATGGGAGGCCGCTCGTCGATCGAGCTCAAGGCGCGTGAACTCGGGTACGACGTGGAAGCGGGCTCCGACGAGGTGGCCCGCGCCGCGACCCGGGTGAAGGACCTGGAGAACAGCGGCTACAGCTTCGAGTCCGCCGACGCCTCGTTCGAGCTGCTGCTGCGCGAGGAGCTCGCCGGCGGCCCCGGGCCCCGCCCCTTCGAGGTGGAGTCCTGGTCCGTCGGGGTGTTCGGGGTGCTGAGCGGCGAGGTCCGCACCGAGGCCACCGTACGGCTCCTGGTCCAGGGCCGCAGCGTCACCGCGACCGGGCACGGCAACGGCCCCGTCAACGCCCTGGACACCGCGCTGCACACGGCCCTGGACCCCTGCTTCCCGGCCCTCGCCCGGCTCGAACTGGTGGACTACCGGGTGCGGGTGCTCAGCGGGGAGACCGGCAGCGGCGCAGCTGCCCGGGTCCTCATCTCCTACCGGGACGGGGAGCGCCGCTGGGGCACCGTCGGGGTGGACGGCAACACGACCGCGGCCAGCTGGCAGGCGCTCCTGGACGCCGTCCACTACGTCCTGCTCGACGGACCGCCCGGCCTCGTCCACGACACCGCGCCCCTGGCCGCCGCCGCAACGGGCTGA